In Promicromonospora sp. Populi, one genomic interval encodes:
- a CDS encoding circularly permuted type 2 ATP-grasp protein, with amino-acid sequence MADLFDGYPLQQAFDEMLDRDGELRSCYEQVHGRLTRLTADEVASRADALARSYLAQGVTFDFAGEERPFPLDVVPRVIEQDDWTDIALGVQQRVRALEAFLDDVYGAQQAVKDGVVPQRLVQSSSDFQRVAASIRPAGGVRCHVSGIDLVRDEEGRYRVLEDNVRVPSGVSYVVSNRRAMVRTFPELFSRLRVQPVVDYPQRLLAALVASAPDGVPDPTVVVLTPGVYNSAYFEHSLLARLLGVELVEGRDLYTKGGRVYMRTTEGSRRVDVIYRRVDDEWIDPVEFRGDSMLGVPGLVGAARLGNVTLANAIGNGVADDKLVYTYVPDLIRYYLAEEPVLANVDTWRLEDPDARAEVLDRIDELVVKPVDGSGGKGIVVGPQATRAEIDAVRTRIVEDPRGWIAQPVVQLSTGPTFVDGAFRPRHLDLRPFAVNDGKDVWVLPGGLTRVALPEGQLVVNSSQGGGSKDTWVLEAGTDFRQVVPTPVERHTPTPRPSEPAPGVPRATNPDDVATNQQQQQQQQVSTTGGRAPC; translated from the coding sequence ATGGCAGACCTGTTTGATGGTTATCCCCTCCAGCAGGCCTTCGACGAGATGCTGGACCGCGACGGCGAGCTGCGGTCCTGCTACGAGCAGGTGCACGGAAGGCTCACCCGCCTGACGGCCGACGAGGTGGCGTCGCGGGCGGACGCCCTCGCGCGCTCGTACCTGGCCCAGGGGGTGACCTTCGACTTCGCGGGCGAGGAGCGTCCCTTCCCGCTGGACGTGGTGCCGCGCGTCATCGAGCAGGACGACTGGACGGACATCGCGCTCGGCGTCCAGCAGCGGGTCCGGGCCCTGGAGGCGTTCCTCGACGACGTCTACGGCGCGCAGCAGGCCGTCAAGGACGGTGTGGTGCCGCAGCGGCTCGTCCAGTCGAGCTCCGACTTCCAGCGGGTCGCCGCGAGCATCCGCCCGGCCGGGGGTGTGCGCTGCCACGTGAGCGGCATCGACCTGGTCCGCGACGAGGAGGGCCGGTACCGCGTCCTGGAGGACAACGTCCGGGTCCCGTCGGGCGTGAGCTACGTGGTGAGCAACCGCCGGGCCATGGTCCGCACGTTCCCCGAGCTGTTCAGCCGGCTGCGGGTGCAGCCCGTCGTCGACTACCCGCAGCGGCTGCTCGCCGCCCTCGTGGCGAGCGCGCCCGACGGCGTCCCCGACCCGACCGTCGTGGTGCTCACCCCGGGCGTCTACAACTCCGCGTACTTCGAGCACAGCCTCCTGGCCCGGCTCCTGGGTGTGGAGCTGGTCGAGGGGCGCGACCTGTACACCAAGGGCGGCCGCGTCTACATGCGGACGACGGAGGGCTCGCGCCGCGTCGACGTCATCTACCGGCGGGTGGATGACGAGTGGATCGACCCCGTCGAGTTCCGCGGCGACTCGATGCTCGGCGTGCCCGGCCTGGTGGGCGCCGCGCGGCTCGGGAACGTCACGCTCGCGAACGCGATCGGCAACGGCGTCGCCGACGACAAGCTCGTCTACACCTATGTGCCCGACCTGATCCGCTACTACCTGGCCGAGGAGCCGGTGCTCGCGAACGTCGACACCTGGCGCCTCGAGGACCCCGACGCCCGCGCCGAGGTGCTCGACCGGATCGACGAGCTCGTCGTGAAGCCCGTCGACGGGTCGGGCGGCAAGGGCATCGTCGTCGGGCCCCAGGCCACCCGCGCCGAGATCGACGCGGTGCGGACCCGGATCGTCGAGGACCCGCGCGGCTGGATCGCGCAGCCAGTGGTGCAGCTCTCGACCGGGCCGACGTTTGTCGACGGCGCCTTCCGGCCCCGCCACCTGGACCTGCGCCCCTTCGCGGTGAACGACGGCAAGGACGTCTGGGTGCTGCCCGGCGGCCTCACCCGGGTAGCGCTCCCGGAGGGGCAGCTCGTCGTGAACTCGTCCCAGGGCGGCGGGTCCAAGGACACCTGGGTGCTGGAGGCGGGTACCGACTTCCGCCAGGTGGTGCCGACTCCGGTCGAACGCCACACGCCTACCCCTCGGCCGTCCGAGCCGGCGCCCGGCGTGCCGCGTGCGACCAACCCGGACGACGTGGCCACGAACCAGCAGCAGCAACAGCAGCAGCAGGTCTCGACCACGGGAGGGAGAGCGCCATGCTGA
- a CDS encoding aminoglycoside phosphotransferase family protein yields the protein MSLHDDEVVSTPDLVHRLVADQLPQWAHLPVTPGPAGGTDHHLFRLGDKLLVRMPKIAWAQDQAVSDARWLPHLAPHLPLRLPVPEAVGEPGAGFPFRWSVTPWLDGASPAVDELGTGAARGLGEFVAALRAVSTVGAPVKDGTSRGVPLARLDDDVRAAITASGTRIDGAAVTKAWDRALGARPASDGRWIHGDLLPGNLLADGGDLTAVIDWGGVGVGDPAADLIPAWTQFTGAERAAFYETATAGLADPDDAWERGRGWVLVQAVIALPYYWDRWPEFARGSQERIAAVLAD from the coding sequence ATGAGCCTGCACGACGACGAGGTCGTCTCCACCCCTGACCTGGTGCACCGCCTGGTCGCGGACCAGCTCCCGCAGTGGGCGCACCTGCCGGTGACGCCCGGTCCGGCCGGCGGCACCGACCACCACCTGTTCCGGCTCGGCGACAAGCTGCTGGTCCGGATGCCCAAGATCGCCTGGGCGCAGGACCAGGCGGTCAGCGACGCGCGCTGGCTCCCGCACCTCGCGCCGCACCTGCCGCTGCGGCTGCCCGTACCCGAGGCGGTGGGCGAGCCGGGCGCGGGCTTCCCGTTCCGCTGGTCCGTGACCCCCTGGCTCGACGGCGCGTCCCCCGCCGTCGACGAGCTCGGGACCGGCGCCGCCCGTGGGCTCGGCGAGTTCGTCGCCGCACTGCGCGCCGTGAGCACCGTGGGCGCCCCGGTCAAGGACGGCACCTCCCGCGGCGTCCCGCTCGCCCGGCTGGACGACGACGTCCGCGCCGCCATCACCGCGTCGGGCACGCGCATCGACGGCGCCGCCGTGACCAAGGCGTGGGACCGGGCGCTGGGCGCGCGCCCGGCGTCGGACGGCCGCTGGATCCACGGCGACCTGCTGCCCGGCAACCTGCTGGCCGACGGCGGGGACCTGACCGCCGTCATCGACTGGGGCGGCGTGGGCGTCGGCGACCCGGCCGCCGACCTGATCCCCGCCTGGACCCAGTTCACGGGCGCGGAACGCGCGGCCTTCTACGAGACGGCGACCGCCGGGCTGGCCGATCCCGACGACGCCTGGGAGCGCGGGCGCGGCTGGGTCCTGGTCCAGGCGGTGATCGCGCTGCCGTACTACTGGGACCGCTGGCCCGAGTTCGCGCGGGGCAGCCAGGAGCGGATCGCGGCGGTGCTGGCCGACTGA
- a CDS encoding alpha/beta fold hydrolase — MTDYATTSQGDRVAYDLYRGSGPALVFVAGAGPYRAVDPITTPTAQLLGDAGLTAVVFDRLGRGESLADGRLDLDRELAAVATMIEVAGGSAVLCGHSSGCSISLAATAAGLPVDGLALWEAPLGDPADKTRTWADAILRHLDAEDYVGATEKFMEDMPPEWLAGMKSAPDWPESARSSRSQRADAQSLAWAQQALEDGALDVKVPVLTMYGTATFPEMPVAAASIVAAVEKGREKEMPGAMHSWEPEPMAAELAEFARACAG, encoded by the coding sequence ATGACTGATTACGCAACCACCAGCCAGGGCGACCGCGTCGCCTACGACCTGTACCGGGGCTCCGGCCCCGCGCTCGTGTTCGTCGCCGGCGCCGGGCCGTATCGCGCCGTGGACCCGATCACCACACCCACGGCGCAGCTCCTCGGCGACGCCGGCCTGACCGCCGTCGTGTTCGACCGGCTGGGGCGCGGGGAGAGCCTCGCAGACGGGCGGCTCGACCTGGACCGCGAGCTGGCGGCCGTCGCCACGATGATCGAGGTCGCGGGCGGGTCCGCCGTGCTGTGCGGGCACTCTTCCGGCTGCTCCATCTCGCTCGCAGCGACCGCCGCGGGGTTGCCCGTCGACGGCCTCGCCCTCTGGGAGGCACCCCTGGGCGACCCCGCCGACAAGACCCGGACCTGGGCCGACGCGATCCTGCGCCACCTCGACGCCGAGGACTACGTGGGCGCCACCGAGAAGTTCATGGAGGACATGCCGCCGGAGTGGCTGGCGGGTATGAAGTCCGCGCCGGACTGGCCGGAGAGCGCGCGGTCGTCGCGCAGCCAGCGGGCCGACGCGCAGTCGCTCGCCTGGGCGCAGCAGGCGCTGGAGGACGGCGCCCTCGACGTCAAGGTTCCGGTGCTCACCATGTACGGCACGGCGACCTTCCCGGAGATGCCCGTGGCAGCGGCCAGCATCGTGGCAGCAGTCGAGAAGGGCAGGGAGAAGGAGATGCCGGGCGCTATGCACTCCTGGGAGCCGGAGCCGATGGCGGCGGAGCTGGCGGAGTTCGCGCGGGCGTGCGCCGGTTAA
- a CDS encoding type II toxin-antitoxin system PemK/MazF family toxin, which yields MTFASDNSYPGDYEGDVHPIYHPELDGEPDPGEVVWTWVPYEEDHSQGKDRPVLLVGKDGPWLLGLQLSSQDHDRDALQEARAGRIWMDVGTGRWDPSGRDSEVRINRVVRIDPDDVRREGDVLAEDVFNDVVKYMERALDLT from the coding sequence GTGACCTTCGCATCTGACAACAGCTACCCCGGCGACTACGAGGGGGACGTCCACCCGATCTACCACCCCGAGCTGGACGGCGAGCCGGACCCCGGCGAGGTGGTCTGGACCTGGGTGCCCTACGAGGAGGACCACAGCCAGGGCAAGGACCGGCCCGTGCTGCTCGTCGGCAAGGACGGGCCGTGGCTGCTGGGCCTCCAGCTGTCCAGCCAGGACCACGACCGCGACGCGCTGCAGGAGGCCCGTGCCGGCCGCATCTGGATGGACGTCGGCACGGGCCGCTGGGACCCGTCCGGGCGTGACTCCGAGGTGCGCATCAACCGGGTGGTGCGCATCGACCCCGACGACGTGCGCCGCGAGGGCGACGTCCTGGCGGAGGACGTCTTCAACGACGTCGTGAAGTACATGGAGCGGGCGCTCGACCTCACCTGA
- a CDS encoding type II toxin-antitoxin system PemK/MazF family toxin, giving the protein MTQNPWIKLLGDVVEAVARAAFDQKDRPSGDRPAPGPKPGPKPAGRRTSQGQEVPDTDGYPGDYEGKVTPVYRPELDGEPDPGEVVWSWVPYEEDHSQGKDRPVLIVGNDGPWLLALQLTSQDHDRDAKQETRAGRRWMDIGSGAWDSSGRPSEVRLNRVIRIHPDAVRREGAILDRAVFDQVSAAL; this is encoded by the coding sequence GTGACTCAGAACCCGTGGATCAAGCTGCTCGGCGACGTCGTCGAGGCCGTGGCGCGCGCCGCCTTCGACCAGAAGGACCGCCCGAGCGGCGACCGGCCCGCGCCGGGGCCGAAGCCGGGTCCGAAGCCCGCGGGCCGGCGCACGTCGCAGGGCCAGGAGGTGCCCGACACCGACGGCTACCCCGGCGACTACGAGGGCAAGGTCACGCCGGTCTACCGCCCCGAGCTCGACGGCGAGCCAGACCCGGGCGAGGTCGTCTGGTCGTGGGTGCCCTATGAAGAAGATCACAGCCAGGGCAAGGACCGGCCGGTGCTGATCGTGGGCAACGACGGCCCCTGGCTCCTCGCGCTGCAGCTCACCAGCCAGGACCACGACCGCGACGCCAAGCAGGAGACGCGCGCCGGGCGCCGCTGGATGGACATCGGCAGCGGCGCCTGGGACAGCTCCGGGCGCCCCTCCGAGGTGCGCCTCAACCGCGTGATCCGGATCCACCCCGACGCCGTGCGCCGCGAGGGCGCGATCCTGGACCGGGCGGTCTTCGACCAGGTCTCTGCCGCGCTCTGA
- a CDS encoding calcium:proton antiporter, which translates to MSTRTLRGRFQWTVVVPILALVLLVVTWSNHDHPAILAAIGAALVGAVVAAVHHAEVVAHKVGEPFGSLILAVAVTVIEVGLILMLMSSGGEASSTYARDTVFAAVMITFNGIVGLALLVGASKHHLVSFNASGTGSALATVIALAAVTLVLPRFTTSADDGAYTAFQLGFAAVASLLLYGAFVFTQTVRHRDFFLPVSSDEHGRVTGLLDADGDDHADPPATKEAWYSVALLLVALVSVVFLAKMLSPTIEYGVEAAGLPYGVVGVVIALLVLAPESIAAVRNAARDRVQTSLNLAYGSAMASIGLTIPTVAIAMIWMGGPLTLGLDPTQMVLLAVSVVVAMLSIAPGRANTLHGVVHLVLFAAFLVVSVQP; encoded by the coding sequence ATGAGTACCAGGACGCTGAGAGGCCGCTTCCAGTGGACCGTGGTGGTCCCGATCCTTGCCCTGGTGCTCCTCGTGGTCACATGGAGCAACCACGACCACCCGGCGATCCTGGCGGCGATCGGAGCGGCACTGGTCGGCGCGGTGGTCGCGGCGGTGCACCACGCGGAGGTGGTGGCGCACAAGGTCGGCGAGCCGTTCGGCTCCCTCATCCTCGCGGTCGCGGTGACCGTGATCGAGGTGGGGTTGATCCTCATGCTGATGAGCAGCGGCGGCGAAGCGTCGAGCACGTACGCCCGCGACACGGTCTTCGCCGCGGTGATGATCACGTTCAACGGGATCGTCGGGCTCGCCCTGCTCGTGGGGGCGAGCAAGCACCACCTGGTGAGCTTCAACGCCTCGGGCACCGGGTCGGCGCTGGCCACCGTGATCGCGCTGGCCGCGGTCACCCTGGTCCTGCCCCGCTTCACCACGTCGGCGGACGACGGCGCCTACACCGCCTTCCAGCTCGGCTTCGCCGCCGTCGCGTCGCTGCTGCTGTACGGGGCATTCGTGTTCACGCAGACGGTGCGGCACCGCGACTTCTTCCTGCCGGTCTCCAGCGACGAGCACGGCCGGGTCACGGGACTCCTCGACGCGGACGGCGACGACCACGCCGACCCGCCGGCCACCAAGGAGGCCTGGTACAGCGTCGCGCTGCTGCTGGTCGCGCTGGTCTCCGTGGTGTTCCTGGCCAAGATGCTCTCCCCGACCATCGAGTACGGGGTGGAGGCGGCCGGCCTGCCCTACGGCGTCGTCGGCGTTGTGATCGCGCTGCTGGTGCTCGCGCCCGAGTCGATCGCCGCGGTTCGCAACGCCGCGCGCGACCGGGTGCAGACCAGCCTCAACCTCGCCTACGGCTCCGCGATGGCGTCGATCGGCCTGACCATCCCCACCGTCGCCATCGCGATGATCTGGATGGGCGGGCCGCTCACGCTCGGCCTCGACCCGACCCAGATGGTGCTGCTGGCCGTCTCGGTGGTGGTGGCGATGCTGAGCATCGCGCCGGGCCGGGCCAACACCCTCCACGGTGTGGTGCACCTGGTGCTGTTCGCGGCGTTCCTCGTGGTCTCGGTCCAGCCCTAG
- the rpsT gene encoding 30S ribosomal protein S20: protein MANIKSQIKRIKTNEKARLRNKSVKSELKTHVRKVREAVAAGDKETATVTLATASRKLDKAVAKGVIHSNQAANRKSALAKSVAAL, encoded by the coding sequence GTGGCAAACATCAAGTCCCAGATTAAGCGCATCAAGACGAACGAGAAGGCTCGTCTGCGCAACAAGTCCGTCAAGTCGGAGCTGAAGACCCACGTGCGCAAGGTGCGCGAGGCCGTCGCAGCCGGCGACAAGGAGACCGCGACGGTCACCCTTGCCACCGCGTCGCGCAAGCTCGACAAGGCTGTCGCCAAGGGCGTCATCCACTCGAACCAGGCCGCGAACCGCAAGTCGGCTCTCGCGAAGTCGGTCGCGGCTCTCTGA
- the holA gene encoding DNA polymerase III subunit delta produces the protein MPPATKRRTATVPSGRSWDEPTVAPIVLVRGAEPLLTERAVDGVVALVRERDPEVEKVELEGATYGAGQLLVAASPSLFGEAKVVVVRSTESGTEDLMADLIGYVAAPDEETTVVVVHGGGQRGKKMLDTVTKSGAPVMVCEPVTKDAEKASFVMGEFKAARRRADAEAVRALVDALGNDLRELASACAQLIADTTGTITADTVNRYYGGRVEATGFRVADAAVAGDTGGAVALLRHALDTGLDPVPIVAALALRLRNLAKVAAMRGGGPGARDLGMAPWQIDRARKDLRSWTPEGLAAAISAVAQADADVKGEARDAVFAVERAVMTIARSRR, from the coding sequence GTGCCTCCAGCGACCAAGCGCCGTACCGCCACCGTTCCCTCCGGCCGTAGCTGGGACGAGCCCACGGTGGCTCCGATCGTGCTGGTGCGCGGGGCCGAGCCGCTCCTGACCGAGCGGGCGGTGGACGGCGTCGTGGCGCTCGTGCGGGAGCGCGACCCCGAGGTCGAGAAGGTCGAGCTGGAGGGCGCCACGTACGGCGCGGGCCAGCTGCTGGTCGCGGCGAGCCCGTCCCTGTTCGGTGAGGCCAAGGTGGTCGTGGTCCGCTCGACGGAGTCGGGCACCGAGGATCTGATGGCCGACCTCATCGGATACGTCGCCGCACCCGACGAGGAGACGACAGTCGTGGTGGTGCACGGCGGCGGGCAGCGCGGCAAGAAGATGCTCGACACGGTCACGAAGTCGGGCGCGCCGGTCATGGTCTGCGAGCCGGTGACGAAGGACGCGGAGAAGGCGTCATTTGTGATGGGGGAGTTCAAGGCGGCACGCCGCCGGGCCGACGCCGAGGCGGTGCGCGCCCTCGTGGACGCACTCGGCAACGACCTGCGCGAGCTCGCCTCGGCCTGCGCGCAGCTGATCGCCGACACCACCGGCACCATCACGGCCGACACGGTGAACCGGTACTACGGCGGCCGCGTCGAGGCCACGGGCTTCCGGGTCGCCGATGCCGCGGTGGCCGGCGACACCGGCGGCGCCGTCGCGCTCCTGCGGCACGCACTGGACACCGGCCTCGACCCGGTGCCGATCGTCGCTGCGCTGGCGCTGCGGCTCCGCAACCTGGCGAAGGTCGCCGCGATGCGCGGCGGCGGGCCCGGCGCGCGGGACCTGGGCATGGCGCCCTGGCAGATCGACCGTGCCCGCAAGGACCTGCGCAGCTGGACGCCGGAGGGCCTGGCGGCGGCGATCTCCGCCGTCGCGCAGGCCGACGCCGACGTCAAGGGCGAGGCCAGGGACGCGGTGTTCGCGGTGGAGCGCGCGGTCATGACCATCGCGCGCTCCCGCCGCTGA
- a CDS encoding neocarzinostatin apoprotein domain-containing protein: MRRARLLAPVVAVVLLLAACTSATEGSAGPEAHETGATSTPEASPTAPDTPGDPAITVQATGSAWLVHGTGFAGRNQYLVQCTGGTTAGASALDDCDMSTSEQVIADARGGFSATRQVRAFVNVGSVSEVDCTGDPCTLAVADLSDRVLAAAPAPLPDGAEPPEAPTLELSEQELGASDGRVTVTGRGYAPGMAVRIVQCATTSGGGVDGDNCLYDEGKRVVADRAGSVATRLPVQREIRLVGGGAADCAEAGACVIANAWTDGGRIALADLLWE; encoded by the coding sequence GTGAGACGCGCGCGCCTGCTCGCGCCGGTCGTCGCCGTCGTGCTCCTCCTGGCCGCGTGCACCTCAGCCACGGAGGGCTCGGCGGGCCCGGAAGCGCACGAGACAGGGGCGACGAGCACCCCCGAGGCGAGCCCGACGGCGCCGGACACCCCGGGTGACCCGGCCATCACCGTCCAGGCCACCGGGTCTGCCTGGCTGGTGCACGGCACGGGCTTCGCGGGCCGTAACCAGTACCTGGTCCAGTGCACGGGCGGTACGACGGCAGGCGCGAGCGCCCTCGACGACTGCGACATGTCGACCAGCGAGCAGGTGATCGCGGACGCCCGCGGCGGCTTCTCGGCGACCCGGCAGGTCAGGGCGTTCGTCAACGTCGGCTCGGTGTCCGAGGTGGACTGCACCGGCGACCCCTGCACCCTGGCTGTCGCTGACCTTTCGGACCGGGTGCTCGCGGCGGCGCCGGCCCCGCTGCCCGACGGGGCCGAACCGCCGGAGGCCCCGACGCTCGAGCTGTCCGAGCAGGAGCTCGGCGCTTCCGACGGCCGTGTCACCGTGACGGGGCGCGGCTACGCGCCCGGTATGGCCGTGCGGATCGTGCAGTGCGCCACGACGTCGGGCGGCGGCGTGGACGGGGACAACTGCCTGTACGACGAGGGGAAGCGCGTGGTGGCCGACCGTGCGGGCTCCGTGGCCACGCGGCTGCCCGTCCAGCGAGAGATCCGGCTCGTCGGTGGGGGCGCTGCGGACTGCGCCGAGGCGGGCGCCTGCGTGATCGCGAACGCGTGGACCGACGGCGGACGGATCGCGCTGGCCGACCTGCTCTGGGAGTGA
- a CDS encoding ComEC/Rec2 family competence protein has translation MAAAVVVVAGLPLVIVTVLARGGPRPVVAHATLAHITLAAACALAVTVSAHVQLAGRAPLAALAEQRVTVTLTGVVASQPEPFAFAPGAEQHRWVLAARVVDARGVESTARGHVQVLSSTAPRYGATVSVSGTLRSADPGAAEAARLTADGPAGTGGPDGTGGPDGTGGPDGTAGPDGTREIRAPPSVLLGLDAHRTALLEVTDPLSAQARGLVPGAAIGDTSRLPDDLAEEMRKTGLTHITAVSGGHFAVVVAVLTLLCSAARLPRSARVVLIALASLTFVALVRPEPAVLRAAVMAAFALTGVAIGRPSQSVPALAASVVGLLVVDPWLARSFGFALSAAATAGLVLLAAPLAARLAPWTGDVAAFALAVPIAAQAACAPLLVLLDPSVSTVSVLANLLAAPALVPATVLGLVATILAPWLPPAAGLVAWVASGATWWIAAVAHWCAALPGATVPWLGGPPGALLLVALTAVVLWAALRRVPRPGWPESWRSAMRSGLREALAARRRRLTRGRLLVLLAAASAAALVVAVAVPRLVARSGLPGEMPEDWQVAACDVGQGDALVLRTGPASAVVVDVGPDGPAASSCLDRLGVARVDLLVLSHFHADHVGGLGPVLAGREVTAALVSPVAEPAVNAAATEAALAAAGVPVRTAQTGDRGTAGTLAWQVLLAGAGEGANDSSVVLAARVAGLDVLLLGDLEDTGQAALVPLVARTDVVKVAHHGSAVQSRALAERLRPQVALISSGRGNDYGHPTHEALDLYAGVGATVVRTDECGTVALVVRGEEMSLAGC, from the coding sequence GTGGCTGCGGCCGTCGTCGTGGTGGCCGGCCTGCCTCTGGTGATCGTGACGGTCCTGGCGCGTGGCGGCCCCCGGCCCGTCGTCGCGCATGCCACCCTCGCGCACATCACCCTTGCCGCGGCCTGCGCGCTTGCGGTGACGGTGTCCGCTCACGTCCAGCTCGCGGGTCGCGCTCCGCTGGCTGCGCTCGCCGAGCAGCGGGTGACGGTGACGCTCACCGGCGTCGTCGCGTCCCAGCCGGAGCCCTTCGCCTTTGCCCCTGGAGCCGAGCAGCACCGCTGGGTGCTGGCCGCTCGCGTGGTGGACGCCCGTGGCGTCGAGTCGACGGCACGGGGGCACGTCCAGGTGCTGTCGAGCACCGCACCCCGCTACGGGGCGACCGTCAGCGTGTCGGGCACGCTCCGGTCCGCAGATCCCGGCGCGGCGGAGGCAGCGCGCCTGACCGCCGACGGCCCAGCGGGAACCGGCGGTCCAGACGGAACCGGCGGTCCAGACGGAACCGGCGGTCCAGACGGAACCGCCGGCCCAGACGGAACCCGCGAGATCCGGGCCCCGCCGTCGGTACTGCTCGGGCTCGACGCCCATCGCACGGCGCTCCTGGAGGTCACAGACCCGCTGTCCGCGCAGGCGCGTGGCCTGGTGCCCGGCGCCGCGATCGGCGACACCTCGCGTCTCCCGGACGACCTGGCCGAGGAGATGCGCAAAACTGGCCTGACCCACATCACGGCAGTCAGCGGCGGTCACTTCGCGGTCGTCGTCGCCGTCCTGACCCTGCTCTGCTCCGCTGCCCGGCTCCCGCGATCGGCCCGGGTGGTCCTCATCGCGCTTGCGTCGCTGACCTTCGTGGCGCTCGTCCGGCCCGAGCCCGCCGTGCTGCGAGCGGCGGTCATGGCCGCGTTCGCTCTGACGGGAGTGGCGATCGGCCGGCCCTCGCAGTCGGTGCCGGCGCTCGCGGCGTCGGTCGTCGGGCTGCTGGTGGTCGATCCGTGGCTGGCCCGGTCGTTCGGGTTTGCCCTGTCCGCGGCGGCGACCGCGGGTCTTGTGCTGCTCGCGGCCCCGCTGGCGGCGCGGCTTGCACCGTGGACGGGGGATGTGGCGGCGTTCGCCCTGGCGGTCCCGATCGCCGCGCAGGCCGCGTGCGCACCCCTGCTGGTCCTGCTCGACCCGTCGGTGTCCACGGTGTCGGTCCTCGCGAACCTGCTGGCCGCGCCGGCGCTGGTCCCGGCCACGGTGCTGGGGCTGGTCGCCACGATCCTCGCGCCATGGCTCCCGCCCGCTGCTGGGCTCGTGGCCTGGGTGGCGAGCGGCGCGACGTGGTGGATCGCCGCCGTCGCCCACTGGTGCGCGGCCCTTCCCGGTGCCACCGTCCCGTGGCTGGGCGGGCCGCCGGGTGCGCTCCTGCTGGTCGCTCTCACGGCGGTGGTCTTGTGGGCGGCGCTGCGGCGAGTCCCGCGGCCTGGCTGGCCCGAGTCGTGGCGCTCGGCGATGCGGTCCGGCCTCCGCGAGGCACTCGCCGCACGGCGGCGGAGGCTCACCCGGGGGCGGCTCCTCGTGCTCCTGGCGGCCGCCTCGGCGGCCGCGCTGGTCGTCGCGGTGGCGGTACCGCGCCTGGTGGCCCGCTCCGGGCTGCCGGGGGAGATGCCGGAGGACTGGCAGGTGGCGGCGTGCGACGTCGGGCAGGGGGACGCCTTGGTGCTACGGACCGGGCCGGCGTCTGCCGTGGTGGTGGACGTGGGCCCGGACGGGCCGGCCGCCAGTAGCTGCCTCGACCGGCTCGGTGTCGCCCGGGTGGACCTGCTTGTGCTCAGCCACTTCCACGCAGACCACGTGGGTGGCCTCGGCCCGGTCCTCGCGGGGCGCGAGGTGACGGCGGCGCTCGTGTCCCCGGTAGCGGAGCCCGCGGTGAACGCCGCGGCGACCGAGGCGGCGCTCGCCGCCGCCGGCGTGCCCGTGCGGACGGCGCAGACCGGCGACCGGGGAACGGCGGGGACCCTGGCCTGGCAGGTGCTGCTGGCGGGCGCGGGCGAGGGGGCGAACGACTCGAGCGTTGTGCTCGCCGCCCGGGTCGCCGGGCTGGACGTGCTGCTGCTGGGCGATCTGGAGGACACGGGCCAGGCCGCGCTGGTCCCGCTGGTCGCCCGCACCGACGTCGTCAAGGTCGCCCACCATGGGTCAGCCGTGCAGTCCCGGGCCCTCGCGGAGCGCCTGCGTCCGCAAGTCGCGCTGATCTCGTCGGGCCGGGGTAACGACTACGGCCACCCCACTCACGAGGCTCTCGACCTGTACGCGGGTGTCGGGGCCACCGTGGTGCGCACCGACGAGTGCGGCACGGTTGCGCTGGTCGTGCGCGGAGAGGAGATGTCCCTGGCCGGTTGCTGA